From Candidatus Manganitrophus morganii, the proteins below share one genomic window:
- a CDS encoding flagellar basal body P-ring protein FlgI has translation MRSEDRKRIQKGLVLLVGIFFSVLPIDAEAVRIKDIAAVEGVRENSLIGYGLVIGLNGTGDKTGTTFTVQTLSSMLKKMGIAVEPSAVKVKNVAAVMVTAKLPPFVKTGSRIDVVVSSLGDATSLQGGTLLLTPLKGADQQVYAVAQGPISIGGFIGGKEGDSVQKNHPTAGRVAEGAQVEKEVGFPFLHKERFNLLLRQQDFTTALRISQAINAQLGGESVASAVDSGTITLQVPDFYKGRLVELLAAIESLEVTVDLPARVVVNERTGTIVMGDQVRISEVAVSHGNLTIRVKTDFQVSQPPPFAPEGSETVVVPQRQTEVREEDAQILMLRGATIGEVVRGLNAIGVTPRDLIAILQAIKAAGALQAELEIL, from the coding sequence ATGCGGAGTGAAGATCGCAAGCGAATCCAAAAGGGATTGGTTCTCCTCGTCGGGATCTTTTTTTCCGTCCTCCCGATCGACGCGGAGGCGGTTCGGATCAAGGATATCGCCGCGGTGGAAGGGGTGCGGGAGAATTCGCTCATCGGGTATGGGCTGGTGATCGGATTGAACGGAACCGGCGATAAGACCGGGACGACCTTTACGGTTCAAACCCTCTCCAGTATGTTGAAGAAGATGGGGATCGCGGTCGAGCCGAGCGCGGTGAAGGTGAAGAATGTGGCGGCGGTGATGGTGACCGCCAAGCTCCCTCCGTTCGTTAAGACGGGGAGCCGGATCGATGTTGTCGTCTCCTCTTTGGGCGACGCCACGAGCTTGCAGGGGGGCACCCTTTTGTTAACTCCTTTGAAGGGGGCCGATCAACAGGTTTATGCCGTGGCCCAGGGACCGATTTCGATCGGCGGGTTCATCGGCGGGAAAGAGGGCGATTCAGTCCAAAAGAATCACCCGACCGCCGGGAGGGTGGCCGAAGGGGCCCAGGTGGAAAAGGAGGTCGGATTCCCTTTCTTGCATAAAGAGCGATTCAATCTTCTCCTGCGCCAGCAAGATTTCACCACGGCCCTCCGGATTTCCCAGGCGATTAATGCACAGTTGGGAGGAGAATCGGTTGCGAGTGCGGTTGATTCAGGAACGATCACCCTTCAGGTTCCCGACTTCTACAAAGGACGGCTGGTCGAGTTGTTGGCTGCGATCGAAAGTCTGGAAGTGACGGTCGACCTGCCGGCGCGGGTCGTCGTCAACGAGCGGACCGGGACCATTGTCATGGGGGATCAGGTGCGGATTTCCGAGGTCGCCGTTTCCCACGGCAATCTGACGATCCGGGTGAAGACCGACTTTCAGGTCTCTCAGCCCCCTCCCTTCGCTCCGGAAGGATCGGAAACAGTCGTTGTCCCGCAACGGCAAACCGAGGTTCGGGAAGAAGATGCGCAGATCCTGATGCTGAGGGGGGCGACGATCGGCGAGGTGGTTCGCGGTTTAAACGCGATCGGCGTGACGCCGCGCGACTTGATCGCCATTCTCCAGGCGATCAAGGCGGCCGGGGCCCTTCAAGCCGAATTGGAGATTCTCTAA
- the flgG gene encoding flagellar basal-body rod protein FlgG: MMRALSIASTGLGSQQLSVEVIANNLANVSTVGFKKSRGEFQDLMYQTLKSAGTTTATGTLPVGIQLGSGVIPVSVHRTFAQGDFQLTQNPFDLAIEGDGFFQVTLPDGSTGYSRAGSLSLDSEGSIVTAEGYPLLPNVTIPSGAQTVTILPTGVISAVVANGAAPQLVGTLELARFTNPAGLHSMGKNLYQATDASGEAVTGAPGQEGFGTVQQGSLEGSNVNIAEEMVNMIVAQRAYELNSKAIQTTDEMLSMVNNLKR, encoded by the coding sequence ATGATGCGTGCGTTATCCATCGCCAGTACCGGCTTGGGATCCCAGCAGCTTTCGGTCGAGGTCATTGCCAATAACTTGGCCAATGTTTCGACCGTCGGCTTCAAGAAGAGCCGGGGAGAATTCCAAGACCTGATGTATCAGACCCTGAAATCGGCAGGCACCACCACCGCAACGGGAACGCTGCCGGTCGGGATTCAACTCGGATCGGGGGTGATTCCGGTCTCGGTCCACCGGACGTTTGCACAGGGCGACTTTCAGCTGACGCAGAATCCGTTCGATCTCGCCATCGAGGGGGACGGCTTTTTCCAGGTGACCCTTCCGGACGGCTCCACCGGCTACTCGCGCGCCGGATCGTTGAGCCTCGACAGCGAAGGGAGCATCGTGACCGCCGAAGGTTATCCGCTTCTTCCGAATGTCACGATCCCGTCCGGCGCGCAAACGGTGACCATCCTTCCCACCGGGGTGATTTCCGCCGTTGTGGCGAACGGGGCGGCGCCGCAGCTGGTCGGAACGCTTGAACTGGCGCGGTTCACCAATCCGGCCGGTCTTCACAGCATGGGAAAAAACCTCTATCAGGCGACAGACGCCTCCGGAGAAGCGGTGACCGGCGCGCCGGGACAGGAAGGATTCGGAACCGTCCAACAAGGCTCCCTTGAAGGTTCGAACGTCAACATCGCCGAGGAAATGGTGAACATGATCGTCGCGCAGCGCGCCTATGAATTGAACTCCAAAGCGATCCAGACGACCGATGAAATGTTGTCGATGGTCAATAACCTCAAACGGTAA
- the flgA gene encoding flagellar basal body P-ring formation chaperone FlgA, producing the protein MSGFFRILFLIMVIFTGVGAVEAADGLENGAAVQQETVPGPAEKISTAIRAYVAERLTSNESDIRVRLLRPPDGSFVMEDGLEVKEGSRGGLLGRVVFLISSRPNGKPAAHQWVTANVEMIRSIVVSIRPLRRAQVIGPDDVEIRSVAVTRAGESYLFDPDALIGKRVIRSVGAGLPISVEMVETAPVIRSGDRVTMIVESGGLRIATMGRAKEEGFLGRQMAVVNLDSQKTVYGEVIDAATVKITLPR; encoded by the coding sequence ATGAGCGGTTTTTTTAGAATCCTGTTTTTGATCATGGTGATCTTCACGGGTGTCGGCGCGGTTGAGGCGGCGGATGGTTTGGAAAATGGAGCAGCCGTTCAACAGGAAACCGTTCCCGGCCCGGCAGAGAAGATCAGCACCGCCATACGCGCCTATGTGGCGGAACGTCTTACCTCAAATGAAAGCGATATACGGGTTCGCCTTCTCCGTCCACCGGACGGTTCATTTGTCATGGAGGACGGATTGGAGGTCAAGGAAGGGTCGCGCGGCGGATTGCTTGGCCGGGTGGTCTTCCTCATTTCTTCGAGACCGAACGGGAAACCGGCCGCACATCAGTGGGTCACCGCGAATGTCGAAATGATCCGATCGATCGTCGTTTCCATTCGGCCCCTCCGCCGCGCTCAAGTGATCGGACCGGACGATGTCGAGATCCGGTCGGTCGCAGTGACCCGCGCGGGGGAATCTTATCTCTTCGATCCCGACGCGCTGATCGGAAAGAGGGTGATCCGCTCCGTCGGCGCTGGCCTGCCGATCTCCGTCGAGATGGTCGAGACGGCGCCGGTGATTCGTTCGGGAGATCGGGTGACGATGATCGTTGAATCGGGCGGATTGCGGATCGCTACGATGGGCCGGGCCAAGGAAGAGGGTTTTCTCGGAAGACAGATGGCGGTGGTCAACCTCGATTCCCAGAAGACGGTCTACGGAGAGGTGATCGACGCCGCGACGGTGAAAATCACCCTTCCGAGATAA
- a CDS encoding flagellar basal body L-ring protein FlgH: protein MTDREILSRKMAVRLLLVVFAFFAGCAAVPREMKPEESLPPAYLQPTELHQPEGSLWTADQSRTFFFQDTKASHVGDIVTVRIVENARGSKDAQTTSGRSSTIGASTSAFLGIPTNTTQKLQADATFSDDFDGSGSTSRSGALTADITAVVTAVFPNGNMVIEGKREVLINSEKELISLAGVIRPEDIGPRNTILSTFIADAKIEYTGRGVINDKQRPGWLIRILDWIWPF, encoded by the coding sequence ATGACAGATAGAGAAATTTTAAGTCGGAAAATGGCCGTCCGGTTGCTTCTCGTGGTTTTCGCTTTTTTTGCCGGCTGTGCGGCGGTTCCGAGGGAAATGAAGCCGGAAGAAAGCCTTCCCCCCGCCTACCTTCAACCCACGGAACTCCATCAGCCGGAGGGCTCTCTCTGGACCGCCGATCAATCGCGGACCTTTTTCTTCCAAGATACAAAGGCAAGCCATGTCGGCGATATCGTCACGGTGCGGATTGTCGAGAATGCCAGAGGATCGAAGGATGCCCAGACCACGTCGGGCCGCTCTTCAACGATCGGCGCCAGCACGAGCGCTTTTTTGGGGATTCCGACGAATACCACTCAAAAACTCCAGGCGGATGCCACCTTTTCGGATGATTTTGACGGTTCGGGATCAACCAGCCGCAGCGGAGCCTTAACCGCCGATATCACCGCCGTGGTGACAGCCGTTTTCCCGAACGGGAATATGGTGATCGAAGGGAAGCGGGAGGTCCTCATCAACAGCGAAAAAGAATTGATCTCTCTCGCCGGGGTGATCCGTCCCGAGGATATCGGTCCGAGGAACACGATTCTGTCGACCTTTATCGCCGACGCAAAAATCGAATACACCGGCCGTGGCGTCATCAACGATAAACAACGGCCGGGGTGGCTGATCCGGATTCTCGATTGGATATGGCCCTTCTAA
- the flgM gene encoding flagellar biosynthesis anti-sigma factor FlgM: MQIPGDDRTRLLETVLFGVKKTDQKGPVRSSDQKGEAAPTDRVEISGEAKEYQQLNQVIASLPEVRSERVAALQQEIEAGTYHPQSEEIAEKLVRSTLLDAVL; the protein is encoded by the coding sequence ATGCAGATACCTGGAGATGACCGAACCCGCCTTCTGGAAACCGTTCTTTTCGGCGTCAAGAAGACCGATCAGAAAGGCCCTGTCCGTTCCTCCGATCAGAAGGGGGAGGCCGCTCCGACAGACCGCGTCGAGATCTCCGGCGAGGCCAAAGAGTACCAGCAGCTCAATCAGGTGATTGCATCCCTCCCGGAAGTCCGATCCGAGCGGGTGGCGGCCCTTCAGCAGGAAATTGAGGCGGGGACCTACCATCCACAAAGCGAAGAGATCGCGGAAAAGCTGGTTCGATCGACACTGCTGGATGCGGTTCTATAA
- the flgF gene encoding flagellar basal-body rod protein FlgF, whose product MDAIYPVLSGALAQEKRLEVITNNLANVNTAGFKKDHPLFEGIGLPPGPNAGPSGSITPSPTFEILHHVFTDFSSGPIRMTGEPLDIAIEGEGFFSVQTPGGVRYTRGGSFTLDAQGQITTHDGFPLLGTGGPITLPPGSIQIDAEGRLSVKGTEVGAQPTEVDALALYRFSDPSRLKKVGNTLFESVGGGAVPFPEGRVSQGALEGANVNPVEEMVAMITVMRLYESAQKAIQTADEVASKAANEVGRL is encoded by the coding sequence ATGGATGCAATCTATCCGGTCCTCTCGGGAGCCTTGGCTCAAGAAAAGCGTCTGGAGGTTATCACGAATAATCTGGCGAACGTCAACACCGCGGGATTCAAGAAAGATCATCCTCTCTTCGAGGGAATCGGGCTGCCGCCCGGACCGAATGCAGGGCCGAGCGGATCGATCACCCCCAGCCCGACTTTCGAGATCCTTCACCACGTTTTCACCGATTTCTCCTCCGGTCCGATCCGAATGACGGGAGAGCCGCTCGATATTGCGATTGAAGGAGAAGGTTTCTTTTCGGTGCAGACCCCGGGGGGGGTTCGTTATACCCGCGGGGGGAGCTTCACCCTTGATGCACAGGGACAGATCACCACGCACGACGGATTCCCGCTTTTGGGAACCGGCGGGCCGATCACCCTCCCACCGGGGTCGATCCAGATCGACGCCGAGGGACGCCTCTCGGTGAAGGGGACCGAAGTCGGCGCGCAGCCGACCGAGGTCGATGCCTTGGCGCTCTACCGGTTTTCCGATCCGTCTCGATTGAAGAAGGTCGGCAATACCCTTTTTGAATCGGTCGGCGGAGGGGCGGTTCCTTTTCCGGAAGGAAGGGTGAGCCAGGGGGCCCTGGAAGGAGCGAATGTCAATCCGGTGGAAGAGATGGTCGCGATGATTACGGTCATGCGCCTGTATGAGTCGGCCCAAAAAGCGATTCAAACCGCCGATGAGGTCGCCTCCAAGGCGGCCAATGAAGTCGGGCGTCTATAA
- a CDS encoding rod-binding protein, translating to MEGGGLSGIGGTGANPLKALEQATSNPEEIKKAAEAFEAYFIFSLLKEMRKTVPAGGFLGSGPGKEIYESLLDETMATKMAQSEGIGLAKLLVKKLADQSSSFKGLDR from the coding sequence ATGGAAGGGGGCGGGCTTTCGGGAATCGGCGGGACGGGAGCCAATCCGTTGAAGGCGCTGGAGCAGGCCACAAGCAACCCGGAAGAGATCAAGAAGGCGGCCGAGGCGTTTGAGGCCTATTTCATCTTCTCTCTGCTCAAAGAGATGCGAAAGACCGTGCCGGCGGGAGGGTTCCTCGGGTCGGGACCGGGGAAAGAGATCTACGAATCGTTGCTCGACGAAACCATGGCAACGAAAATGGCGCAGAGTGAGGGTATTGGGCTGGCGAAGCTCCTCGTCAAAAAATTGGCGGATCAATCCTCAAGTTTTAAGGGATTAGACCGATAA